A stretch of the Phoenix dactylifera cultivar Barhee BC4 unplaced genomic scaffold, palm_55x_up_171113_PBpolish2nd_filt_p 000519F, whole genome shotgun sequence genome encodes the following:
- the LOC120106293 gene encoding uncharacterized protein LOC120106293 produces the protein MDSRSPAEEDSSAVPFSPLHGDERFYARLTSRDSAPIGLSSGVYRRACGRVPFDWETRPGTPKRPTEGEAIPPLSPPPMLQGAQLARRSCRAEATSTPLRFRIWNAVTSHGSKNRRQKKARECMSSRGYWSTTMASNSCFMKPWKLAIFGRVKRWDF, from the coding sequence ATGGACTCCAGATCTCCAGCTGAAGAAGACAGCTCCGCAGTGCCCTTCTCACCCCTCCACGGTGATGAACGGTTCTATGCTCGCCTTACTTCCAGGGATTCAGCTCCAATAGGCTTGTCTTCTGGAGTTTATCGCAGGGCCTGCGGCCGGGTTCCTTTCGACTGGGAAACACGGCCGGGTACGCCCAAGAGGCCGACTGAAGGCGAAGCAATTCCGCCGCTCAGCCCCCCACCGATGCTGCAGGGTGCACAGCTTGCTCGACGCAGCTGCCGAGCCGAAGCAACCTCAACGCCGTTGAGGTTTCGGATTTGGAACGCCGTGACAAGCCATGGAAGCAAGAACCGGAGACAGAAGAAAGCACGTGAGTGCATGTCAAGTCGTGGTTACTGGAGCACTACGATGGCTTCTAATAGTTGCTTCATGAAACCATGGAAGCTAGCAATTTTTGGTCGTGTCAAGAGGTGGGACTTTTGA
- the LOC120106289 gene encoding LOW QUALITY PROTEIN: AP2-like ethylene-responsive transcription factor AIL5 (The sequence of the model RefSeq protein was modified relative to this genomic sequence to represent the inferred CDS: deleted 2 bases in 2 codons): MDMDTSHNWLAFSLSNHQPYLLEALSSAPSHGGVEMTAEERGGSSEVAGLAVVGPKLEDFLGGCGEPMGRYSGGEAGDAAGIYDSELKHIAAGFLQGLPAAAEQQDSEAAKAAAPAESRKAVETFGQRTSIYRGVTRHRWTGRYEAHLWDNSCRREGQSRKGRQVYLGGYDKEEKAARAYDLAALKYWGPTTTTNFPISNYEKELEEMKNMTRQEFVASLRRKSSGFSRGASIYRGVTRHHQHGRWQARIGRVAGNKDLYLGTFSTQEEAAEAYDIAAIKFRGLNAVTNFDISRYDVKSIANRNLPIGGMTGRASKASESSSSCSSDAVTVEAKQLLDGRDPSASLGFAALPIKHDQEFWSLFALHQQQQQQQQQSNQASGFGLFSSGVTVDFSTASNGVMSQGFGGSVVWNNGVLEQQQEQSQNNSCSSIPYATPIAFGGNYEGSGYVGSWVTPPPSYYHEAAKPNVAVFQTPIFGME, encoded by the exons ATGGACATGGACACTTCACACAACTGGCTCGCCTTCTCCCTCTCCAACCATCAGCCCTACCTCCTCGAGGCTCTCTCCTCCGCC CCTTCCCATG GTGGGGTGGAGATGACTGCGGAGGAGCGGGGAGGATCGTCGGAGGTAGCGGGGCTGGCGGTGGTGGGACCGAAGCTGGAGGACTTCCTCGGCGGGTGTGGCGAGCCGATGGGGCGTTACTCTGGCGGCGAGGCCGGGGACGCAGCCGGGATCTACGACTCTGAACTGAAGCACATCGCCGCCGGGTTCCTGCAGGGGTTACCGGCGGCAGCGGAGCAGCAGGACTCCGAGGCGGCGAAGGCGGCGGCGCCGGCGGAGTCACGGAAGGCCGTCGAAACCTTCGGCCAGCGCACATCTATCTACCGCGGCGTCACCAG ACATCGATGGACGGGGAGGTACGAGGCGCACCTGTGGGACAACAGCTGCCGCCGGGAGGGGCAAAGCCGGAAAGGAAGGCAAG TCTATCTAG GTGGATACGAtaaggaggagaaggcggcgAGGGCTTACGATCTCGCAGCGCTCAAGTACTGGGGTCCGACCACCACCACCAACTTTCCG ATCTCCAACTACGAGAAGGAACTTGAGGAGATGAAGAACATGACCCGACAGGAGTTTGTCGCATCGCTCAGAAG GAAGAGCAGTGGGTTCTCCAGAGGCGCCTCAATCTATAGAGGAGTCACCAG ACACCATCAA CATGGCCGGTGGCAAGCAAGAATTGGAAGGGTAGCAGGCAACAAAGATCTTTATCTTGGAACCTTTA GCACTCAGGAAGAGGCGGCGGAGGCCTACGACATTGCAGCAATTAAGTTTCGGGGGCTCAATGCAGTGACCAACTTTGACATTAGCCGCTACGATGTCAAGAGCATCGCCAACAGAAACCTTCCCATCGGCGGGATGACTGGCCGGGCCTCCAAGGCCTCAGAATCTTCGTCATCATGCTCATCTGATGCCGTGACCGTCGAAGCCAAACAGCTGTTGGACGGCCGGGATCCCTCGGCCTCACTTGGGTTTGCTGCGCTCCCCATTAAGCACGATCAAGAATTCTGGTCCTTGTTTGCACTccatcagcagcagcagcagcagcagcagcaaagtaatcaagcttcaGGCTTCGGTCTCTTCTCCTCTGGTGTTACTGTGGACTTTTCTACAGCTTCTAACGGCGTTATGAGCCAAGGGTTTGGGGGGAGCGTTGTGTGGAACAATGGTGTTTTAGAACAGCAGCAGGAGCAATCACAGAACAATAGTTGCTCTTCTATCCCTTATGCCACCCCCATTGCCTTTGGAGGGAATTACGAGGGCTCCGGCTATGTGGGGAGCTGGGTCACCCCACCACCCTCTTACTACCACGAAGCTGCCAAGCCCAATGTGGCAGTCTTTCAGACACCTATATTCGGAATGGAATGA